The window CTCGTAGAAATCGCCCATCCGGTAGAAGAGCAGCGTGTCCGGATGCTGCTGCTTGATCCGGAGGTATTGCTGCATCATCGGGGTGTGCTCTTTGGCAACCAGACCGTATCCCGAGTTATCTGATATTTGCATTCAAGTTGTGAGTGAAAGCCGGCCAGCGTAGGCAACGAAGGCGCTATTGTCTTCGAAGACAACCTCGGACGCGACCGCGACATCATTTGCAATGCGCGAACGGCGTCCGAATTACGTTGGGCCAAGCCTTTTTGAAGTGCCGCCTGCGGCTGACAGGACTTTTAAGTGACTCCGGGTTACAACGGGATGAGACGGCATGGAGTGCCCTGAGGGCAGCACGCCGCGTCAGCGATCGGCCGGATGAGCGAGCGGCTTGTCCATAAGATGAATCAAAAATATTGCTTTTGACGGGGCGGGTCAATAACATATCTTTGCACAAAGATAATTTTCAAAAAGATTGTTGACCCCACAGAGGTGACTGTTCGTCATGGACATCCCGTTGCTGTTGCTTTCGTCGTTCATCATTGCCGTGACAGGCTTGTTGTTCTTCATCTGGTCCCTGCGCAAGGGGCTTCTCGACCCCCATGCCGCCGCGGCCAAGGTCATCTTTTCATCTGGTGAGATCGGTCGGATCGAGGAACCGGCCGCGACAGCGGCGAAGCAACGGGACCTTCAGCGGGCGATGACGGCGTCGCACTCCGAACCCGACGCCACTGAGCTGCAGGCGCGCCTGGCGGCGGATGCCTCGTCGGCTCGACCGGCCTTCGTACTGCTCGGTTTCGCGGTCTTCTGGCTACTGGTTGCTTCGATTGCGGGCCTCACGAGCTCCATCAAGCTCCATGAGCCGGACTGGCTGACGCAATATGCCTGGCTCAGCTTCGGCCGTATCCGCACGATCCACCTGAACGCGGTCGCCTACGGATGGGCGCCGATGGCAGCGCTCGGCATCGCCTTGTGGATGTTGCCGCGGTTGCTGAAGACCACGCTGGAGGGTGCGCGCTTCGCGGTATGGGGGGCCATCCTGTGGAACATCGGACTCGCGGTCGGCATCGGCTGCATCGCGGTCGGGATCAACGATGGCATGGAGTGGCTGGAAATTCCGGGGCAGGTCGGCGTGCTGTTCGCGGTGGGCGGCGCCATGATCGGCCTGCCGCTGGTCTTCACGCTGCGCCGACGCAAGGTCGAGCACCTTTACGTATCCGTCTGGTACATGGGCGCGGCGCTCTTCTGGTTCCCCGTCCTCTACATCGTCGCAAAGCTGCCCAACCTGCACTTCGGCGTCGAACAGGCGACGATGAACTGGTGGTTCGGCCACAACGTGCTGGGGCTCTTTTACACGCCGCTGTCCCTCGCCGCCGTCTACTACTTTCTGCCCAAGGTCATCGGCCGGCCGATCCAATCGTACAACCTGTCGCTGATCGGTTTCTGGTGTCTCGCGTTCTTCTACGGACAGGTCGGCGGCCACCATCTCGTCGGCGGTCCGGTGCCGGAATGGCTGGTCACGCTGTCGATCGTGCAGAGCATCATGATGATCGTGCCCGTCGTCGCGTTCTCGCTGAACCAGCACCTGACGATGCGCGGGCACTTCGCCGCCCTGAAGCACTCGCCGACGCTGCGCTTCGTCGTGCTGGGCGGGATGATGTATACGCTGAGCTCGATCCAGGGCTCGTTCGAAGCGCTGCGCAGCGTCAACACGATCACCCACTTCACGCACTTCACCGTCGCACACGCTCACCTCGGGCTGTACGGCTTCGTCACGCTGGTGATGTTCGGTGCGATCTACTTCGCGATGCCGCGCATCGTCTCGCGCGAATGGCCGTATCCGAAGCTCATCGCCGTGCACTTCTGGCTGGTTGCGATCGGTTTCGCGATCTACTTCGTGTCGCTGACGACGGCCGGGCTGCTGCAAGGCTTCGCGATGCTCGATGCCAGCAAGCCTTTCATGGAATCGGTGCGCGTCACGCTGCCCTGGCTGGAGGGGCGCTCGATCGGCGGCGCGTTGATGACGCTCGGCCATTTCGCGTTCGCCGCCCACTTCGTGCTGATGGCGCTGGCCCGCGGGCCTCAGCGTAGCGGCGCCGCCATTCTCCGTCCCCTTGCCCGGACTGCCTGAACCATGGAAAACCACGTCAAACTGATCTCGGGCGCGATGGTGACGCTCGCCATTGCTACCGTCTCACTCGTCGTGCTGCCCTATCTGCAGCTTCGTCATGAACCACCCACGGCTGGCCTCAAGCCCTATACCGAAGTGCAGCTGCGCGGACGGCAGGAGTACATCCGCCAGGGCTGCGTCTACTGTCATTCGCAGCAGCCGCGCGACCCCTCGCAGGCGCCGGACGACAAGCGTGGCTGGGGCCGGCCTTCGGTCGCGGGCGACTACTACTACGACCGCCCGCATCTGCTCGGCACGATGCGCACCGGGCCTGATCTGCTCAATATCGGCGCGCGCCAGCCGAGCGCCGACTGGCAGCTCGGCCACCTTTACCAGCCGCGTGCCTACACGCCGGGCAGCATCATGCCGGCCTATCCCTTCCTGTTCGAGCTCAAGAAAGAGGCGGGCCCGGGCGACAAGGTCGTCGCGCTGCCGCCACAGTTCGCACCCGGCGGAGGGGTCGTCGTCGCCACGCAGGAGGCGCAGGACCTTGTGGCCTATCTCCTGTCGCTCGATCGGACCTTCCCCGCGCTGGCGCCGCTCGCCGACGCGAGCCCGGCCTCCAAATGACTCGCAGCCACTTTCCCGACATGTCAGCCAAGACTCGTAACGATCACGCCCAGCGGCGCGAAAACGTCGATCCGCATGAATCCCTCAATCCCGTCCCCCGCCTGATGCTGGGCCTGATCGGCCTGCTGCTCGTGTGGGCCGTCTACTACATCTATACGGCGCATCCCGCTACGCGTC is drawn from Azoarcus sp. DN11 and contains these coding sequences:
- a CDS encoding cbb3-type cytochrome c oxidase subunit I, producing MDIPLLLLSSFIIAVTGLLFFIWSLRKGLLDPHAAAAKVIFSSGEIGRIEEPAATAAKQRDLQRAMTASHSEPDATELQARLAADASSARPAFVLLGFAVFWLLVASIAGLTSSIKLHEPDWLTQYAWLSFGRIRTIHLNAVAYGWAPMAALGIALWMLPRLLKTTLEGARFAVWGAILWNIGLAVGIGCIAVGINDGMEWLEIPGQVGVLFAVGGAMIGLPLVFTLRRRKVEHLYVSVWYMGAALFWFPVLYIVAKLPNLHFGVEQATMNWWFGHNVLGLFYTPLSLAAVYYFLPKVIGRPIQSYNLSLIGFWCLAFFYGQVGGHHLVGGPVPEWLVTLSIVQSIMMIVPVVAFSLNQHLTMRGHFAALKHSPTLRFVVLGGMMYTLSSIQGSFEALRSVNTITHFTHFTVAHAHLGLYGFVTLVMFGAIYFAMPRIVSREWPYPKLIAVHFWLVAIGFAIYFVSLTTAGLLQGFAMLDASKPFMESVRVTLPWLEGRSIGGALMTLGHFAFAAHFVLMALARGPQRSGAAILRPLARTA
- a CDS encoding cbb3-type cytochrome c oxidase subunit II, producing the protein MENHVKLISGAMVTLAIATVSLVVLPYLQLRHEPPTAGLKPYTEVQLRGRQEYIRQGCVYCHSQQPRDPSQAPDDKRGWGRPSVAGDYYYDRPHLLGTMRTGPDLLNIGARQPSADWQLGHLYQPRAYTPGSIMPAYPFLFELKKEAGPGDKVVALPPQFAPGGGVVVATQEAQDLVAYLLSLDRTFPALAPLADASPASK